Proteins encoded by one window of Bdellovibrionota bacterium:
- the tnpB gene encoding IS66 family insertion sequence element accessory protein TnpB (TnpB, as the term is used for proteins encoded by IS66 family insertion elements, is considered an accessory protein, since TnpC, encoded by a neighboring gene, is a DDE family transposase.) encodes MRGVSSFSRIHLYVGAVDFRKSIDGLSGIVESSMKLDPFSAELFVFVSRCRTRLRILYWDRTGFALWMKRLEKERFSWPRKVEEAYSMNLTHAQLELLLEGVNIFQIKAHSTLTFACMS; translated from the coding sequence TTGAGAGGTGTTTCATCTTTTTCGCGGATTCACCTGTACGTGGGAGCTGTGGATTTTCGCAAATCGATCGACGGACTTTCTGGGATCGTGGAGTCGAGCATGAAGTTGGATCCATTTTCCGCTGAGCTGTTTGTATTTGTGAGTCGATGCCGAACGCGACTTCGGATTCTGTATTGGGACCGAACGGGATTTGCGTTATGGATGAAGCGTTTGGAGAAAGAGCGGTTTAGCTGGCCGAGGAAAGTGGAAGAGGCGTATTCGATGAACCTTACACACGCTCAATTGGAATTATTGTTGGAGGGTGTAAATATTTTTCAAATAAAAGCGCATTCGACGTTAACATTTGCTTGCATGAGCTGA